The region CACCAGATGTTCCCGTTTGCGTCCACGAATAGTTAACCGCAGGAGTCCATCCTTCAACGCCAGCATTATGAAGTGTTTTGCCTTCTCTTTGGTACCCTGGAAGAGCGCAAAAATGTCAAAGCATTAGAGATAAGATCCATGCAAACACTTTGCCCCCGGCCATCGTATCACTTACCAACGCCACGAACAGTATACCGTTCGGGTAGAACGTCCGGAAGTCGAACTCGATGTGGAAGTTACGCTGCCAAATGTTGCGCGCcggcaccgtcaccaccgagTAGCTTTGCGGTTTGTCACCGTACTTGAACGCGTTCGGTTCGTACGAGTAGCTGCCAACCTGTTCACGACGCGATGCGTGTCAAAAAGGGGATACAGAAACGCCGAAGAACGGCACAGAGCGGAGATGTGAGACGAAAGTTGATCGACGATCAGGATAACGCATGACGGTGGCATAAAATTACCTTTATGCTCTCAAGCGGCTAGTGCGTTTTTGGTGCAAGAgaattgtgtgtttgtgcgaagaTGTGCATGTGCGTGGAGCATAAGTAAAGTAAGGCTGGTTGGTTAGTGTGTTCGAGTGGCTTTCGATGGCGATTCAGCAACCGCCCAAGTGGGCCGATGGATCGATTCCCTGCTTTCGGTTTTAGTTGCATCCTACAGCTAGCTTAAACTACTGTGGAACTAaactggcgttctgtttacactCGATTAACTTATCAACTAATATGCCATGCACTAAACTAGAAAGAGCCTTGcaggtggtagtagtagtagaagccACTCGGCCTATAAATCCAATCCGTTCTTATTCTATTATTCCGAACTAAAGCTACGCCACACCACTGAGACccactgtttgtttgtttgtttagttgTCTAACAATCGCCTTCTTGCACTTCCCGTGAGTTAGTAGATAAATCAACACGCTGTAAGTACAGAACGGTTAGAAGTGAGAATAGTATGAGAGAATGATGAGTTTAGACGTAGTTCCAGCGAAAGTTAAAGGATGAACGATCCGATCAACCGAGCACCGTCATCGGTGATCAACGGATCGCCAAAAGATTACGATTAAAAGGTATGTAATGGTTCCGCTTTCGAGTTCCGTTCCACCAGATAGAATGTGACCAAGTTGAAGCGCGTGTAATGGATGCCGCACACCTAATAGCACACACTTACCCTATGGCAGCCTTCCGGTGCTGCCTTGAAGCTACGGCCTATCGGTTCCGTCTTCATGAGCGCCGTGTACAGCCCCTGGCTGCCCATCGCTGGTCCGGTGCGGCCCATCTGTACCTTGGTAAAGTTAAGCGCTTGGCCGAACGAGAGAGTTCGGTTGTTGAACACCAAGTTCGCCACCACACCCTCCAGCCCGTCGGTCACCTTGACCAGCTCCTCCAAGGCCGGATCCGGTGGAATACCACCGATGAACAGCCCCCCAGACTCTCCTGGCATATTAACGAGCGACGGTTGCAGTGTACGTGACATCTGCAGCTTATCATCGACGTGCAGCTCCACGTGTCGTCCCTGCTTCATCACGGCCAGCACATGGTACTCGCCATCGTTTAGCGTTTCATTGGAAACCAGCTCTATCCGTCCAgcgccaccatccatccacagGTTCAGCCGTCCATCGGCCAGGAACACCGAATAGTTACCGAGCGTATCCTTCGAATCGTAATCATCCCGGATACGGCTGGGGTACcccgagagcagcagcaaacagtcCGGTTGCATCGTACGGAACACGAACCCAAAGTGCGATCGCTTCCTTAGCGTGAACGAAGGCAGTTCGATGTAGCCATCGCCAAAGAAACCGGCCCTGGTGATCGTACTGTCACAGGATGTTTCGATTCCGAAGTAGTTCGAGCTATCGAGCGGATCGTACGACACGCCACTGATCTGCAAACCCTTGACACACCCCAGGAAGGCATGATCGGCCCCAGGGGCCTTCGTAGTGCCGGTCTTGAAGCCAGGTGGCACTCCACCGAGGTAGTAGCTGTCGCTCAGTACGGGCAGCTTGGCGGCACCGATCGGTTTCGTCGGTGAGCCCGGTATGTTGTCAACGCCGTTCACCTTCAACACACCGACGTCGGTGCTGGATTTACGGAATTGCCGGGaagcttccaccaccacccaggaGCCCGTGTTGTACCGTTTGGTCGTATTTATCTCGAGTCGCGTATCGTCACCGTAATCCACCCGGAACACGATGCGTCCTTGGTAAAGCGTTAATGAGACGGATCGATTCTGGAAATCGCAATAGAAGAAGACAGTTAACATGGCATGATGGGCGGCTGTGGTGTGGCCATTACTTACGTTGTTCTCATCCAACGCCAGGAAGATGAGCGCATCCTCATCGAGCGTTTTGAAGCTCAAGCTCAAACTGAATTCAAGTTTCGTCTGATAGCGACTAGCACGCTGCAGCACCGCGTATCCGTTGCCATTAAAATTGCGCTCATTTGTCGAACTGGCCACCTCCTGTGGACCAAGCATCGCACCGCCGCACGTTCCGCTCGAGCTGGTAAAGTGCCACAGGCCGATCTGTCGTTGATCGACGTACAGCTGGCTCACCGTCACGCCAAGACCCTGGTTCGCTTCTAGCTCCGGTATCCTCAAATCATCCGGAATGCCTCCGACCCAAATACGATTGCTGGGCGTTATGTTGAGCGTGGACGTACCGGGGCTACTGGCACCCGATACGGGCTTTCGATCGCTCGATAACACTCCGGCCGAAGTCATGCGCCGAACGTTGAGTGTGCCGAGATTGAACGTACGCGATGCGTCGATGAAGTACCAAGCGTCATCGTTCTTCAGATCGTTAACGTGCAGCTCCAGTGGATGAGTGACCTCGGTGGTCGTACCATCGAGACTCCACACCATCCGTACCTTACGTTGGCGCAACTCGAGTGCTATAAAACGACGCTCATCACCCTCGAGATAGACCAGAGGGGAGTTGTGCACTTTCGGATCACGCAAGGCGATCGACATCACTATCCGATTGGTGGTCGATGGACCAAAGGTAGATGGTGCGTACGATCGGATGCATGCCTTTGTCGATTCCATCGATACTCGTATCtggaaaaggaagcgaaaaggaTGAATTTTGACGATCACTGCAGGACAGCAAATCTGTACTtacaccttcagcagcatgcTTAGCCTTGGCGATACGATCGCGCAGATCTTGCAGGTTGAGCGAGAACGTTCGATTCCACTTCTGAAACCGCTCGTCCTGCGTCTTCGCTAGCTGCTCGATACCGTTCAGCTTCTCCTTGGCCTTGCGAATGTTGCCAAACGTTTGCGAAACGTTCTCCTCAGCCAACCCGAACTTGGTGTCCCATTCCGGTTCGAGCGATTTCAGCTTCAGTTTCAGCTTGTACACATCGCTGTTCATGTTGATCGCTTCCTGGCGCACGAACTTCATCTGTTCCGACACGATGCTCGAGCTTTCCAGATCGGCCTGCACGGTTTTCATCGTTGCACCCCGCTCCACCTTCCCGATCTCATCCATCAGATTGTTGTTCTTGATGGCCGTCTGCCAGATTTGATCCTTCAGGCTCTGTAcactcttctccttctggaTCATCGTTTCGTTTAGGGCCGTGGCTTTCGCCAGCTCCTTGGTCGCGCGGATCGTCAGATTCGTAGAAACCTCGTACGTCCGTTGGCTTCGATCGGGGAGCGTCATATCTTGCTGCAGGTGGATCATTTGATCCGCTTTCTCGACCGTTCGCGTTGCATTGTCGGCACTCTCTTGAGCGGCTACGATCGCGCCGATAATGTTCTCGTACGCTTGGCTCGCTTCCATCGCTTTCGCCGAGGCATCTTCTGTCGATTGGAACTTATGCTTAAAGTGGTCCGCCTTCGCTTTTAGCTGTTCCGCATGGTCCAGTGCCTGTCGGATGCGGGTTTCCCGAAGAATGCTATTCTCGCGTGTCAGCGTTTCCGTTGATTCATTCAACAGCTCCGTTAATCCGCTGATCGTGTCGGCATCCTGCTTCAGCTGTCCATAGTTGTCATCGAGCTGGACAAGGCTTACATCCGTATCGGCATGGATGTTGGTGTCTAACAGTTCTTTAACCTCATTTACATCctccagcgcaccagcatAACTACCCCGCACTCGGTCAAAGTGCTTCTGGTTCGTAGTTTGGTACACTTCCGTCTCCTGCACCCGCCGGAACACGTGCTTCGTGTAGTTCTGCAAATTGTCCGATTTGACATTCATCTGATCGATTTCGAACTTCAAATCATCCAACTGTCTCGCCTGGCGATCGACCATCCGCGAGACATTCGCCCAaagatcgtgctgctgctgggcacaGTCCCGCACACGATCGTCGAACTCTTGCTCCTCATAGCGTGCCCGGATGTTGTCCAGCAGATCATTCGCTTCCTTGACCGCTAGCGGAAGTTTTATGTGATGATCACCAACTCCATAGTTCTTCAGTGTTTCGATGGTCGTCCGTAAACCATCGTCGATTACGTTGACCTCATCGACCAGGCCGTCCACACGCTCCGTACACTTTTGTACCTCACCGGCACGGTTGCTCGCTCGATTGTCCAGCTTTGTCAATCGCTTGTTCAGTCGCGTTGCATTCCGTTTTAGCGGATCCGCAAAGTCTACCGCGAACTTTTTGACCGTATCTTCAGCCTCGAGCAGCCGTGCCACACGGTCCGATAGTTGGCGTGTTTTGGTTTCCTGATTCGTCAACTCGATCCACGGTGCCGGTATGCCGTTACGATCGATGTGAGCCGTCTCTTCATCGAGCCGGCTCGACAGGATCTCAAAATCATCCATCAGCGTCACGGTGCAGTTGTCACAGACTGTgggaaacaaaacggaaagatTTCACAAGAGAGTTCTCACGCAAGCAATGTGGACCTCTAACACATACCTTTACAGCGATTATCCTTGACGATATGCTTCGGAAGCTCACAACGATCGCACTTCTTGCCAATCACCCCCTGACGACAGTGGCACTCGCCCGTATACCGATCGCACTCGTCCGACAGGCTGCCCTCGCGATTACACTCGCAAGCCTCACAGTGTCCATCGTCCAGATGCGGATGGCCAAAGTAACCGCGCATACAATTGTCACAGAGGGCCCCTGTGTAACCAGCTTTGCAGACGCAGTGCACATCGTTCCCACGGACCATACAACCGCGAGCAAAGTTCTTTCTCGTTTCGGGACACGGACAGGGTGCACACTGGCCTAGGTTCGGATCTCCGTAGAAGCCTTCCGCGCAGCGATCGCAATGCTCACCTCCGGTGTTGTTGCGGCAATTCTGAAAAGCAAAGCACCCAATCGAGAGTGAGTAAAGgcgaataaataataaatgacTGCGTAACTCACCAAACAAACTCCCGTATCCGGATCACACTCCTCGCTGCGCCCACTGCAAGCACAGGGAAGCACCTGTCCGATCATATCATCGATCGTAGCCCGTTCCACATCGACAATCGTCAGCCGATGGCGGTAGAACCCTTTGCCCGGATTCTGACACGACAGACCACTGTACCTGGGCGGACACTGACACTTTTCCACACCGTACGCATGGTTGTTCTCTGCACCGGCCACAAAGATCCCCGTATCCAGCGTTACATTCGTTAGTCTGTAAAGAGAGCATCAGTGAGTAGCTGAGCCATACATGAAACCACTTCCCGCGGATTACTTACACAGCGTACTGGAAATCGATGGTGATCGTACCGCGGACAAACACATGCCGCACGTTCTGCAGTGCCGTCATCAGAATCATACGATTGGCCCGCGATCCATCGTAGTGGTTCCGCCAGAGGTTACCGAACAGAAGCACCGAGTACGGTGCCACCTCACGCCCGTACTGGATCGCATCCTCGTAAAAGTCCAGCACAAGATTCTCATGCGTGTGCAGCTGTACGAGCGGGAACTGCCTGAGCGATGGTTCCGGTATGTTAACCCGCGCACCACCGGTCACGAGCGTAAAGTTAAGCCAACCACCATAGCTGGCCGTCCGATCGCCCAAAAACTGATGCGGCAGTTGGAAGTAAAGCGGATACTGGAAGCTACTGTGCGCCATGATCGTCACATTCCCGGTCGAGCTCGGGATCAGATCGAGATTGTTCATGTTCGTGATGTTAGCGCCCTCGCGGCTCTGCGTCTGACCACCTTCCAGCTCCACAAACACCAGATAGTCCACCATCTCGGGCTGATCGTCCTCCCGAACGTCCCGATACTCGACGCTCACATTGCGCGATCCTTTCAACCTTATCTGACCCCACGAGTGTTCCGCTTGGTCACACTCTTCCGCACGGCCGAAGCAAAAGCAACGCGTGCACCCATCCGGATTGATCGCCACCAACCCGAACGTTCGTTGCCGGCATCCGTCACACTTTTTGCCGTACACCAGCTCCTTGCACTCGCACTGGCCCGTTTGATCGCAAGGTGATGTACCATTGAGGCCGTGGCGTACCGTTCCACGTTCATCGCAGCCACAGCGTTGGCAGGCCGGATAACCGTAGTAGCCGACGGCACACTCGGTACACTGACGTCCCGTGTAACCTTCCTTGCAGCTACACTGGCCACTCAGCTTATCACACGACTGACCGATCGAACCGACGATATCACAGTCACAGTGCTTGCAACCCTTCTGGAACTCATTGCCCCAGGTGTTGGCAATACAGGAGCGACACTCGTGGCCCTGGCTGTTTGCCGGACAGATGCACCGCCCGGTATCCGGATCGCACACGTACGCTGGACTAGAGCACTGTTCACAACCTGCAAATGATAAGAAGAATGGATCAGGATCTGTATTCTTCCGGAGGAATTCCCGATGAACTACTTACGCTTGCATCCCTTCGAGCTGAATCCAAAGTACCCGGCCTGGCAGCGGTCACAGCTTGTACCCTCGACTCCGGGCTTACAGTAACAGTGGCCCGTGTAGACATCGCACCCATTCTGCTCGCTGCCATTCGGATCACAGGAACAGGGCACACAACCGTCGCCGCTGTCCAGATTCCAGAAGCCCTTCCGGCACTGATTACACTGGCGTCCGTCGATGTTTGGTTTACACTGGCATTGGCCGGTCTTGTGGCTACAGGCCGGTCCATACGCACCGGTCGGATGGCAGTTACAACCTGCAAGGAGAGGAAattagtgagagagagagagaacatgaGATAGTGGAAACGAAATTGGGAAATACTATGCCGCCCGAGTAAACAGAGGAAGTTAATCTTAATCTAGACGAAATGAGATCAAGTGGGTCTCAGGTCGAGAATCGGGACGATCGTCGGCTCCAATTACAACACCCCGTCGAGTGGCGTCGATCGGCACACCGCGGAACTGATACTTGCGCCCGCGCGCGGCAAGGAGGATCAGAGCAGAGCAAACGGGCGAAACCGGAGCCAAATCGGAAGATCGTGATCTACGACGCCGCATGAGATCGCGCACGCACTCCACTTGGCGCACTCCACTCCTTGATGCTGGAGAGCTGATGAAGATCGATTGTTGCGTAAAGACACGAGAGAGCGGGACGATAGCCACCCGAGGGCCACCCCTCAAAGCATTCCAATCAGGGTATTGGCCACTCGGGGGCTCGCTTTGCTAATTGGACATTGGCCGTGGCCCAACGCTACCGCGCTTGCGAGAGCGAGCtcgcaccgaaaaaaaaaatcctccaaccTTCCTCCACGAAAAGTAGTGCGTGCGCGTTCCAGCGTGCGGCCCGATCTGATCAATCCCCTGGAGCGATCCTGTGGTGTAGCGGTGTGACTCCCGGGTGCGACAGGGATACGACTCACGCTCACACAAAAACCACGGAGAATGTCCAAGCGAGCGGGGGGAGAAAAAGTAATCTCGGTCAAACATCGGTGTctcgccactcgctcgctcgctcgctcgctggcggtgaCCAACTTACTGATtttactcgctcgcttgccccGAAGAAGAGAGGAACGCGATCGCAGGCAGGCGTTGTCGTTGTTCTGCCGTTGCGATCTTacttatcttttttttcccccatttcaCTCGAACTCTTGCGTCGCGCGATGCTGCGATACTGAGAAGTTGATAGTTGTTTGGGGACCGCCCGGTTCCCCGGGATGATACCGGAGGGCGCAGAGTGTCCGATGGACGCACTGCAATTTACTCATAAATCTTTCGGCGCGTCTCGTGTGATTCGCGCGGACGCGGACCGGCGGCTGGGTTCCCACTTTCCCGTTGGGAACCTCCGGGAGGACCGCTCGTTTTTTGACAAAATCCCATTATGCCATAAATCAGAATGATTTACctgccggttggctggctggctggctggctggttggctcggTGGATGGCAAATCAAATATTTGGGATAATGTAAGCTGATTCTGCCGCAAGTCAATCGATATAATGGCGGGAGAGGAGAGACAGATACATGAGGAGAATGTGGCAATCACAAGTGATCACAAGCTTGCTACAGAATACTTTCGATCGTGGAAAGGGCAAGGGTCGCACGGTAAGAACAAACTTTCACCAGAGTGCTTCACAGAGGTACTTCAGTTTCAGAAACAAAAATCTGCAAGAATCTTCACTCTATGTCTTGTATGAATATATTTTCAAGCATATTGTGCAGTATTTAATGAATTATTTTGAGTCTTAAGACTGAAGATTACCCTGTCCATTAGGTATCGATAGGACTTTTTATCGCACAGATCACAATAGAGATATTTGCTAGCTTTCACTAACCGATTCGATCGAATACTGCCTCGCTGATCTTGCCTGATCTACAACCAGTTGTCTAATCAAGCATCTCGCCATCATTGAAGCTAAAGCAAACACTCAGCTACTCTCCTTGGGTAAACTCTTGCAATTCGTCTCCGCATACACAGTACCATCAAGCGCCAGCGAAGTAATTAGGAAAGTAGTTAGAGGGCGGGGTGGTGATCACTAACCCAAACAGCACCCCCGAAGACCCATTTTCAAATCAAAGACTattgtttcacaaaacaaaacggcatGCGGCCACCGGCAATCCCAGGGCAGGGCCCTCCTGAAGCGCCTCTTGTTTATCACCTTCATCCTCCTCTCGGCAACCTAAACACTCatcagcggtggtggcccaTTAACACCGCAGCCGGTACTGGCATGCGTGGTGGACGGATCGGTTTTCTCTAATTAATAGGGAACAGAGGGAAACGATGtaacatgccagccagccagctagccagatACCCaggccatccagccagccgacTGGCACCTACAAGTAAAGCTACTTATCTCACCTCACGGCTACCCAAAAACCCTGCCGGGGGCAGTCATTATGAGTCATGTAACGGAGCATTCGCTAGTGTTTGCGAGCGCAATCGAGCGAGCGCAGTCCACCAGATCCCCCGGAACTTGGGCGATAAAGTAAATAATCATGCTGCGCTGCGAATAGTATTTGCAAAAATACCGAAATCAGCGGGTTGGGGGACGGGCAATGAGACGGCCAGAAGTTGGCAGAACACTAATTAACGATTAGCGAGCTCACCGCGGTGAGGAATCTTAAGATCTCGCTCCGTGCAGCAGGTCTGCTGGTCCAGTGGCGTCCAGTCGCGATAGATGCCAGCAATGCACAATGGCAAAGAGTGTGCTTACGTTCGACGATCGGTAACGTAAGGAATTCTTTTCGAGAGGGGTCTCCATCTTCTCGTTGCCTTTTCTATCTCCATCTGCGATTAGATCCTCATTAGATTAGATCACCGATTTCGTGCGAATTAAGCCAAGAACCCGAGCAAAGCAAGAgtgtggagagaaagagagctagAGTGTGGGCTGAATAGATAGGATCTAAGGGGTTTTATGGCACCTTTCGactcgtggtgctgctggtggtttacATTTGCAAGCGCTGGCACCGGGAGAAGATTAATAGAAGTGATTTCGGTAAATTGTGCGCGAATAACACCTTCCGTTCGCCCCGCTTTAAACGCACGATTGTTGACGGATGTTTGAGGGGGAGGTTTCCTTTAATGAAGGAGGTTTAACGAGTAACGGGCCGAAAATAGATTCCAGCACCGCAGTGAGATCATCGAATTACTAATGCAATATAATTATAAACTGGAAGCTCTCCTAGGTGTTCGCTAGAATAGAGTGAC is a window of Anopheles aquasalis chromosome 2, idAnoAquaMG_Q_19, whole genome shotgun sequence DNA encoding:
- the LOC126571519 gene encoding LOW QUALITY PROTEIN: laminin subunit alpha-1-like (The sequence of the model RefSeq protein was modified relative to this genomic sequence to represent the inferred CDS: deleted 1 base in 1 codon) — protein: MMDERERAAQQQQQQQQHHQQVYAQRRRCWLVLGRTVLTFSVLGLLTIGLYISSNRIHLLPSSDQSVTDEPAIEYAAVRARRAVGSSDDSTARRWQTAAPLGNQPLDSPTHTSTATRRHQAHRRRKPASTTKLPKNHEARLFETYSNETTDIIYIDGGPGPRPAPYNLSNVSYRVEEPVIQHHPNGDTTIESVVHVRRYKCYKRPHLHIGGCNCHPTGAYGPACSHKTGQCQCKPNIDGRQCNQCRKGFWNLDSGDGCVPCSCDPNGSEQNGCDVYTGHCYCKPGVEGTSCDRCQAGYFGFSSKGCKRCEQCSSPAYVCDPDTGRCICPANSQGHECRSCIANTWGNEFQKGCKHCDCDIVGSIGQSCDKLSGQCSCKEGYTGRQCTECAVGYYGYPACQRCGCDERGTVRHGLNGTSPCDQTGQCECKELVYGKKCDGCRQRTFGLVAINPDGCTRCFCFGRAEECDQAEHSWGQIRLKGSRNVSVEYRDVREDDQPEMVDYLVFVELEGGQTQSREGANITNMNNLDLIPSSTGNVTIMAHSSFQYPLYFQLPHQFLGDRTASYGGWLNFTLVTGGARVNIPEPSLRQFPLVQLHTHENLVLDFYEDAIQYGREVAPYSVLLFGNLWRNHYDGSRANRMILMTALQNVRHVFVRGTITIDFQYAVLTNVTLDTGIFVAGAENNHAYGVEKCQCPPRYSGLSCQNPGKGFYRHRLTIVDVERATIDDMIGQVLPCACSGRSEECDPDTGVCLNCRNNTGGEHCDRCAEGFYGDPNLGQCAPCPCPETRKNFARGCMVRGNDVHCVCKAGYTGALCDNCMRGYFGHPHLDDGHCEACECNREGSLSDECDRYTGECHCRQGVIGKKCDRCELPKHIVKDNRCKVCDNCTVTLMDDFEILSSRLDEETAHIDRNGIPAPWIELTNQETKTRQLSDRVARLLEAEDTVKKFAVDFADPLKRNATRLNKRLTKLDNRASNRAGEVQKCTERVDGLVDEVNVIDDGLRTTIETLKNYGVGDHHIKLPLAVKEANDLLDNIRARYEEQEFDDRVRDCAQQQHDLWANVSRMVDRQARQLDDLKFEIDQMNVKSDNLQNYTKHVFRRVQETEVYQTTNQKHFDRVRGSYAGALEDVNEVKELLDTNIHADTDVSLVQLDDNYGQLKQDADTISGLTELLNESTETLTRENSILRETRIRQALDHAEQLKAKADHFKHKFQSTEDASAKAMEASQAYENIIGAIVAAQESADNATRTVEKADQMIHLQQDMTLPDRSQRTYEVSTNLTIRATKELAKATALNETMIQKEKSVQSLKDQIWQTAIKNNNLMDEIGKVERGATMKTVQADLESSSIVSEQMKFVRQEAINMNSDVYKLKLKLKSLEPEWDTKFGLAEENVSQTFGNIRKAKEKLNGIEQLAKTQDERFQKWNRTFSLNLQDLRDRIAKAKHAAEGIRVSMESTKACIRSYAPSTFGPSTTNRIVMSIALRDPKVHNSPLVYLEGDERRFIALELRQRKVRMVWSLDGTTTEVTHPLELHVNDLKNDDAWYFIDASRTFNLGTLNVRRMTSAGVLSSDRKPVSGASSPGTSTLNITPSNRIWVGGIPDDLRIPELEANQGLGVTVSQLYVDQRQIGLWHFTSSSGTCGGAMLGPQEVASSTNERNFNGNGYAVLQRASRYQTKLEFSLSLSFKTLDEDALIFLALDENNNRSVSLTLYQGRIVFRVDYGDDTRLEINTTKRYNTGSWVVVEASRQFRKSSTDVGVLKVNGVDNIPGSPTKPIGAAKLPVLSDSYYLGGVPPGFKTGTTKAPGADHAFLGCVKGLQISGVSYDPLDSSNYFGIETSCDSTITRAGFFGDGYIELPSFTLRKRSHFGFVFRTMQPDCLLLLSGYPSRIRDDYDSKDTLGNYSVFLADGRLNLWMDGGAGRIELVSNETLNDGEYHVLAVMKQGRHVELHVDDKLQMSRTLQPSLVNMPGESGGLFIGGIPPDPALEELVKVTDGLEGVVANLVFNNRTLSFGQALNFTKVQMGRTGPAMGSQGLYTALMKTEPIGRSFKAAPEGCHRVGSYSYEPNAFKYGDKPQSYSVVTVPARNIWQRNFHIEFDFRTFYPNGILFVALGTKEKAKHFIMLALKDGLLRLTIRGRKREHLVLPPKLNDGQWHHVTLASIKKKATLSVQIGSSHSSAQIKLPKKLNAANALHIGGLPDVVPVLPRELQPKPEEFKGCLRKFSVNNNTQDLARPGRHQNVGQCFPRIEQGSYFPGDAYAIYKRNFNVGKFLEIELEVRTSETNGILMSVADQINGFPALSLEVSNGNIILSVDNGDGNPTRLSTSLPSKYTLCDNRWHNISALYEDHQIVLRVDEYPASTLLPHGTSSFGRVNTKAPLYIGGLPDAASSGTLLMRENFKGCIRNIVIRNERKDWTDMDDLQNVLLSECLAAKSTTNNSSEFFSLSCSTCNDDVLMGYGLYNFFTEHFVTMFLRRIFYPPVQLESDKIRRERSDTTTHLFDSRPELASLSGTRNAFRGGRSTMIDAHGNALPPLSPPSSNNNSTTELESDKPTLPMTPARAWDQYGHQMTDYEKQEIEKYKEIYYLGLDARKIHGKAGLGANLGFDDENGCYQKIVHDHICYRYEILEIIGKGSFGQVIRALDHKTKQYVAIKIIRNKKRFHHQALVEVRILDELRKKDADGSHNVIHMLDYFYFRNHLCITFELMSLNLYELIKKNNYQGFSLSLIRRFCNSIVKCLRFLDELNIIHCDLKPENVLLKQRGSSSIKVIDFGSSCFSDRTVYTYIQSRFYRSPEVILGYPYGKSIDMWSLGCILAELYTGYPLFPGENEVEQLACIMEILGVPPNDVFQLATRKRLFFDSRGVPRCITNSKGRKRKPGSKTLSQALRCNDTVFIDFVSKCLEWDPHKRMTPEQAARHEWLQPSASSTYVSSKSKESSDSQHQQQQQQQQQLNFLHKLQRSQPMTPNTILPEIKTPSNRTQRYTKERVKATDLETAQQQYSLHRPLNSVRKATALVNANHSSSNHININNNNNSNSGSNNHHHQHHSSSTQTINAASKYSSSTSSAHHHHHHHHHPAASGSMPHSQSTGDVSAIFGRA